Proteins co-encoded in one Calderihabitans maritimus genomic window:
- a CDS encoding aminotransferase class I/II-fold pyridoxal phosphate-dependent enzyme, with the protein MNAAEFISPVLKEIPPSGIRKFFDLVMGTEGVISLGVGEPDFVTPWSIREACFDALKRGYTMYTSNRGLVELRQEISSYLARRYGVVYSPEDQVLVTIGASEAVDLALRAVLSPGDEVLIPEPCYVSYKPCAVLAGGKPVMVRTLAEDQFKLRPEQLEEKITPKTKVLIISYPNNPTGATMNREELLKIAQVVERHNLLVISDEIYSELTYNGAHTCFASLPGMQERTLLINGFSKAFAMTGWRIGYVAGNRELIGAMVKIHQYTILCAPVTGQMAALEALRNGFEEVKKMVEQYDQRRRLVVSRLREMGLDCFEPKGAFYVFPSIRSTGLSSEEFCERLLREEQVAVVPGNAFGESGEGHIRISYAASIQEISEALDRMERFLRRFHRV; encoded by the coding sequence ATTAATGCTGCGGAATTTATTTCCCCGGTTTTAAAAGAGATACCACCTTCCGGAATTCGCAAGTTTTTTGATTTAGTGATGGGGACGGAAGGAGTCATTTCTCTGGGAGTGGGAGAGCCGGATTTTGTAACACCCTGGAGTATCAGGGAGGCATGCTTTGATGCCCTGAAGCGGGGATACACCATGTATACTTCCAACCGGGGCCTGGTGGAATTGCGACAGGAAATAAGTTCTTATTTGGCGAGACGCTATGGAGTAGTCTACTCTCCGGAGGATCAGGTCCTGGTTACTATTGGGGCCAGCGAAGCTGTTGATCTGGCGCTGAGGGCGGTACTTTCGCCCGGGGACGAAGTGCTTATTCCAGAGCCCTGCTATGTATCCTATAAACCGTGTGCCGTCCTGGCCGGGGGTAAGCCGGTAATGGTGCGTACTCTGGCGGAGGATCAGTTTAAGCTGCGTCCGGAACAATTGGAGGAGAAAATTACCCCCAAGACTAAAGTTCTTATTATATCCTATCCCAATAATCCTACCGGAGCCACTATGAACCGGGAGGAACTGTTGAAGATAGCCCAAGTGGTAGAAAGACACAATTTATTGGTGATATCTGATGAAATTTACAGTGAACTGACTTACAACGGAGCTCATACCTGCTTTGCCTCGTTACCGGGTATGCAGGAGCGTACCCTTTTGATCAATGGTTTCTCCAAAGCCTTCGCCATGACCGGCTGGCGGATAGGGTATGTAGCGGGCAACAGGGAACTTATCGGAGCCATGGTAAAGATTCACCAGTATACTATCCTCTGCGCTCCGGTTACGGGACAGATGGCGGCTCTGGAAGCTTTACGGAACGGTTTTGAGGAAGTGAAGAAAATGGTAGAACAGTACGACCAGCGGCGAAGGCTGGTGGTGAGCCGTCTCCGGGAAATGGGACTAGATTGTTTCGAACCCAAAGGGGCTTTTTATGTGTTTCCTTCTATCCGTTCTACTGGTCTGAGTTCGGAAGAGTTTTGCGAAAGGCTTTTAAGGGAGGAACAGGTAGCGGTGGTTCCCGGAAACGCGTTTGGAGAGAGCGGGGAAGGACATATCCGCATTTCTTATGCGGCTTCGATCCAGGAAATTTCAGAAGCTCTGGACCGCATGGAAAGATTTCTCCGCCGGTTTCACCGGGTATAA